In a single window of the Oryctolagus cuniculus chromosome 2, mOryCun1.1, whole genome shotgun sequence genome:
- the CCDC121 gene encoding coiled-coil domain-containing protein 121, which produces MGSQGPNPHHTKKRGVRLILGSQRARTEDAGLPPARACLAPEEIKQLRAGLTGAGAKWDAWGCWAARRPVEPQTEQLQDLSAFTTPDVSARSSATTLRELRSYRCQQLDSRSKFAEGPRSSPPSYLSLINNLLQPQKLTSAEMRIRRRMAKVRELDTQIKAARAQQQLLLEDTRQLHEEELHFQAENRFFLEYLTKKTEELAKEPVKLWTEYIQESREIKRGRQKLAARYAKKSAVLKAELMQKKKIQADLKQQLQDLRDISLLKEKQDIQIQKLQEEKNKIEAQIAAEKHAQFLKEKALLEEQLNEPDVRHLGKQERRALREKTQALRSAAKQAEVKFCHGIQAENQRLRKECWQLMRQSQKLEATQSQLRSQKQQLEQEQWLVQSMLRGRQRLQERRHGCPKGQGVPQAPPRPPLGAASTINPP; this is translated from the exons ATGGGCTCCCAAGGGCCGAACCCCCACCACACGAAAAAGAGGGGCGTACGTCTCATTTTGGGGTCCCAAAGAGCTAGGACCGAAGACGCTGGTCTGCCGCCTGCTAGAGCTTGTTTGGCACCCGAGGAGATTAAacagctcagggctgggctgaccGGGGCGGGGGCTAAATGGGACGCTTGGGGGTGCTGGGCAGCGCGGAGACCCGTCGAGCCGCAGACTGAGCAGCTGCAAGACCTTTCCGCCTTCACGACCCCCGACGTCAGCGCGCGCTCCTCGGCGACCACCCTCCGAGAACTGCGCAGCTACCGCTGTCAACAGCTGGATTCCAGGAGCAA GTTTGCCGAAGGTCCCAGGAGTTCCCCTCCGTCGTACCTCAGTCTAATAAATAATCTGCTCCAGCCCCAGAAGCTAACAAGTGCGGAGATGCGCATCAGAAGAAGAATGGCGAAGGTGCGAGAGCTGGACACGCAGATTAAAGCAGCCCGAGCCCAGCAGCAGCTGTTACTGGAGGACACCAGGCAGCTGCACGAGGAGGAGCTACACTTCCAGGCGGAAAACAGGTTCTTTCTGGAGTACCTGACCAAGAAAACGGAAGAGCTGGCGAAGGAGCCCGTGAAGCTGTGGACGGAGTACATACAGGAAAGTCGAGAGATTAAAAGGGGGAGACAGAAGTTAGCCGCCAGATATGCCAAGAAGTCTGCAGTGCTTAAAGCAGAGCTCATGcagaagaaaaagatacaagCCGATTTGAAGCAGCAGCTGCAGGATCTGAGAGACATTTCGCTGTTAAAGGAGAAACAGGACATACAAATCCAGAAATTACAGGAGGAGAAAAACAAGATCGAAGCGCAGATCGCCGCCGAGAAACACGCCCAGTTCCTCAAGGAAAAGGCCCTGCTGGAGGAGCAGCTGAATGAGCCAGACGTgaggcacttgggaaagcaagaaAGGAGGGCGCTCAGGGAGAAGACGCAGGCCCTGAGGTCGGCAGCAAAGCAGGCTGAGGTGAAGTTCTGCCACGGCATCCAGGCAGAGAACCAGCGGCTACGCAAGGAATGCTGGCAGCTAATGCGGCAATCCCAGAAATTAGAGGCTACTCAAAGCCAGTTAAGGAGccagaagcagcagctggagcaggaacAGTGGCTTGTGCAGAGCATGCTCCGTGGGAGGCAACGGCTGCAAGAAAGACGCCATGGGTGCCCTAAAGGACAGGGTGTCCCCCAGGCACCACCGAGGCCTCCCCTGGGCGCCGCATCAACGATAAACCCCCCGTAG
- the ZNF512 gene encoding zinc finger protein 512 isoform X3, which translates to MKMRRIKPAASPHVEGSGAAATKGKRKPRQEEDEDYREFPQKKHKLYGRKQRPKTQPAPKSQPRRIRKEPPVYAAGSLEEQWYLEIVDKGSVSCPTCQAVGRKTIEGLKKHMENCKQEMFTCHHCGKQLRSLAGMKYHVMANHNSLPILKASDEIDEPSERERLRTVLKRLGKLRCMRESCSSSFTSIMGYLYHVRKCGKEAAELEKMTLKCHHCGKPYRSKAGLAYHLRSEHAPISFFPESGQAECLKEMSLEPKSGGRVQRRSAKIAVYHLQELASAELAKEWPKRKVLQDLVPDDRKLKYTRPGLPTFSQEVLHKWKSDIKKYHRIQCPNQGCEAVYSSVSGLKAHLGSCTLGNFVAGKYRCLLCQKEFVSESGVKYHINSVHAEDWFVVNPTTTKSFEKLMKIKQRQQEEEKRRQQHSSRRSLRRQQQPSIELPDSELSARVGKGQRRSNEDLVVSTSCKEPEQEPVPAQFQKVKVPKTNHKRGRK; encoded by the exons ATGAAGATGAGAAGGATCAAGCCAGCTGCATCTCCTCACGTTGAAG GGTCAGGTGCTGCtgcaaccaaaggaaaaaggaaaccgAGGCAGGAGGAAGATGAAGACTATCGAGAATTTCCTCAGAAGAAGCATAAACTTTATG GGAGGAAGCAACGGCCTAAAACTCAGCCTGCTCCCAAATCCCAGCCTCGTCGTATTCGGAAGGAACCGCCAGTTTATGCGGCAG GCAGTTTGGAAGAGCAGTGGTACTTGGAAATTGTGGATAAAGGCAGCGTCTCCTGTCCTACCTGCCAGGCAGTCGGCAGGAAGACCATAGAGGGTTTAAAGAAACACATGGAGAACTGTAAACAG gAAATGTTTACTTGTCATCATTGTGGGAAACAACTGCGGTCACTGGCAGGGATGAAGTATCATGTCATGGCAAATCATAATAGTTTG cCCATTTTGAAGGCCAGTGATGAAATAGATGAGCCGAGTGAAAGGGAACGGCTCCGAACAGTTCTTAAGAGACTGGGAAAGCTCAGATGCATGCGTGAG AGTTGTTCCAGTAGCTTTACCAGCATCATGGGATATCTGTACCATGTTAGAAAATGTGGCAAAGAGGCTGCAGAGCTGGAGAAGATGACCCTGAAATGTCACCACTGTGGAAAACCGTATAGATCAAAGGCTGGGCTTGCGTATCACCTGAGGTCAGAGCATGCGCCT ATCTCCTTCTTTCCAGAATCAGGACAGGCAGAGTGCTTAAAGGAGATGAGCCTGGAGCCAAAGAGTGGGGGCCGAGTCCAGAGGCGTTCTGCCAAAATAGCTGTGTACCACCTGCAGGAGTTGGCCTCTGCTGAGCTGGCCAAGGAATGGCCTAAGAGGAAGGTGCTTCAGGATCTGGTACCTGATGATAGGAAG TTAAAATACACCCGCCCTGGGCTACCTACCTTCAGCCAGGAGGTACTGCACAAGTGGAAGTCAGATATCAAGAAGTATCATCGCATTCAGTGTCCTAACCAG ggTTGTGAGGCTGTCTACAGTAGTGTATCTGGCCTTAAAGCTCACCTGGGCTCTTGTACATTG GGAAACTTTGTGGCTGGAAAATACAGGTGTCTTCTATGTCAGAAGGAATTTGTGTCAGAGAGTGGTGTCAAGTATCACATCAACTCTGTCCATGCCGAG GACTGGTTCGTTGTAAACCCAACAACAACCAAGAGCTTTGAGAAACTGATGAAGATAAAGCAGCGGcagcaagaagaagaaaaacgCAGGCAGCAGCACAGTAGCAGAAGGTccctgaggaggcagcagcagcccagCATCGAGCTTCCCGACTCCGAGCTGAGTGCTAGAGTAGGCAAGGGTCAGAGGAGGAGCAATGAGGACCTGGTGGTGTCAACCTCCTGTAAGGAACCAGAGCAGGAGCCAGTACCAGCGCAGTTCCAGAAAGTCAAGGTCCCAAAGACTAACCATAAACGAGGAAGGAAGTAG
- the ZNF512 gene encoding zinc finger protein 512 isoform X1, producing the protein MSSRLGAVPATPGPTSFKQQRSPRSVGAKNSRTQCSIKDNSFQYTIPHDDSLSGSSSASSCEPVGDFPASFRKSTYWMKMRRIKPAASPHVEGSGAAATKGKRKPRQEEDEDYREFPQKKHKLYGRKQRPKTQPAPKSQPRRIRKEPPVYAAGSLEEQWYLEIVDKGSVSCPTCQAVGRKTIEGLKKHMENCKQEMFTCHHCGKQLRSLAGMKYHVMANHNSLPILKASDEIDEPSERERLRTVLKRLGKLRCMRESCSSSFTSIMGYLYHVRKCGKEAAELEKMTLKCHHCGKPYRSKAGLAYHLRSEHAPISFFPESGQAECLKEMSLEPKSGGRVQRRSAKIAVYHLQELASAELAKEWPKRKVLQDLVPDDRKLKYTRPGLPTFSQEVLHKWKSDIKKYHRIQCPNQGCEAVYSSVSGLKAHLGSCTLGNFVAGKYRCLLCQKEFVSESGVKYHINSVHAEDWFVVNPTTTKSFEKLMKIKQRQQEEEKRRQQHSSRRSLRRQQQPSIELPDSELSARVGKGQRRSNEDLVVSTSCKEPEQEPVPAQFQKVKVPKTNHKRGRK; encoded by the exons TAGCAGGACCCAGTGCTCCATAAAGGACAATAGTTTCCAGTATACTATCCCTCATGATGACTCCTTAAGTGGCTCGTCGTCTGCCTCTTCGTGTGAACCTGTGGGTGATTTTCCAGCCTCCTTCCGAAAATCTACCTACTGGATGAAGATGAGAAGGATCAAGCCAGCTGCATCTCCTCACGTTGAAG GGTCAGGTGCTGCtgcaaccaaaggaaaaaggaaaccgAGGCAGGAGGAAGATGAAGACTATCGAGAATTTCCTCAGAAGAAGCATAAACTTTATG GGAGGAAGCAACGGCCTAAAACTCAGCCTGCTCCCAAATCCCAGCCTCGTCGTATTCGGAAGGAACCGCCAGTTTATGCGGCAG GCAGTTTGGAAGAGCAGTGGTACTTGGAAATTGTGGATAAAGGCAGCGTCTCCTGTCCTACCTGCCAGGCAGTCGGCAGGAAGACCATAGAGGGTTTAAAGAAACACATGGAGAACTGTAAACAG gAAATGTTTACTTGTCATCATTGTGGGAAACAACTGCGGTCACTGGCAGGGATGAAGTATCATGTCATGGCAAATCATAATAGTTTG cCCATTTTGAAGGCCAGTGATGAAATAGATGAGCCGAGTGAAAGGGAACGGCTCCGAACAGTTCTTAAGAGACTGGGAAAGCTCAGATGCATGCGTGAG AGTTGTTCCAGTAGCTTTACCAGCATCATGGGATATCTGTACCATGTTAGAAAATGTGGCAAAGAGGCTGCAGAGCTGGAGAAGATGACCCTGAAATGTCACCACTGTGGAAAACCGTATAGATCAAAGGCTGGGCTTGCGTATCACCTGAGGTCAGAGCATGCGCCT ATCTCCTTCTTTCCAGAATCAGGACAGGCAGAGTGCTTAAAGGAGATGAGCCTGGAGCCAAAGAGTGGGGGCCGAGTCCAGAGGCGTTCTGCCAAAATAGCTGTGTACCACCTGCAGGAGTTGGCCTCTGCTGAGCTGGCCAAGGAATGGCCTAAGAGGAAGGTGCTTCAGGATCTGGTACCTGATGATAGGAAG TTAAAATACACCCGCCCTGGGCTACCTACCTTCAGCCAGGAGGTACTGCACAAGTGGAAGTCAGATATCAAGAAGTATCATCGCATTCAGTGTCCTAACCAG ggTTGTGAGGCTGTCTACAGTAGTGTATCTGGCCTTAAAGCTCACCTGGGCTCTTGTACATTG GGAAACTTTGTGGCTGGAAAATACAGGTGTCTTCTATGTCAGAAGGAATTTGTGTCAGAGAGTGGTGTCAAGTATCACATCAACTCTGTCCATGCCGAG GACTGGTTCGTTGTAAACCCAACAACAACCAAGAGCTTTGAGAAACTGATGAAGATAAAGCAGCGGcagcaagaagaagaaaaacgCAGGCAGCAGCACAGTAGCAGAAGGTccctgaggaggcagcagcagcccagCATCGAGCTTCCCGACTCCGAGCTGAGTGCTAGAGTAGGCAAGGGTCAGAGGAGGAGCAATGAGGACCTGGTGGTGTCAACCTCCTGTAAGGAACCAGAGCAGGAGCCAGTACCAGCGCAGTTCCAGAAAGTCAAGGTCCCAAAGACTAACCATAAACGAGGAAGGAAGTAG
- the ZNF512 gene encoding zinc finger protein 512 isoform X2, translating to MSSRLGAVPATPGPTSFKQQRSPRSVGAKNRTQCSIKDNSFQYTIPHDDSLSGSSSASSCEPVGDFPASFRKSTYWMKMRRIKPAASPHVEGSGAAATKGKRKPRQEEDEDYREFPQKKHKLYGRKQRPKTQPAPKSQPRRIRKEPPVYAAGSLEEQWYLEIVDKGSVSCPTCQAVGRKTIEGLKKHMENCKQEMFTCHHCGKQLRSLAGMKYHVMANHNSLPILKASDEIDEPSERERLRTVLKRLGKLRCMRESCSSSFTSIMGYLYHVRKCGKEAAELEKMTLKCHHCGKPYRSKAGLAYHLRSEHAPISFFPESGQAECLKEMSLEPKSGGRVQRRSAKIAVYHLQELASAELAKEWPKRKVLQDLVPDDRKLKYTRPGLPTFSQEVLHKWKSDIKKYHRIQCPNQGCEAVYSSVSGLKAHLGSCTLGNFVAGKYRCLLCQKEFVSESGVKYHINSVHAEDWFVVNPTTTKSFEKLMKIKQRQQEEEKRRQQHSSRRSLRRQQQPSIELPDSELSARVGKGQRRSNEDLVVSTSCKEPEQEPVPAQFQKVKVPKTNHKRGRK from the exons CAGGACCCAGTGCTCCATAAAGGACAATAGTTTCCAGTATACTATCCCTCATGATGACTCCTTAAGTGGCTCGTCGTCTGCCTCTTCGTGTGAACCTGTGGGTGATTTTCCAGCCTCCTTCCGAAAATCTACCTACTGGATGAAGATGAGAAGGATCAAGCCAGCTGCATCTCCTCACGTTGAAG GGTCAGGTGCTGCtgcaaccaaaggaaaaaggaaaccgAGGCAGGAGGAAGATGAAGACTATCGAGAATTTCCTCAGAAGAAGCATAAACTTTATG GGAGGAAGCAACGGCCTAAAACTCAGCCTGCTCCCAAATCCCAGCCTCGTCGTATTCGGAAGGAACCGCCAGTTTATGCGGCAG GCAGTTTGGAAGAGCAGTGGTACTTGGAAATTGTGGATAAAGGCAGCGTCTCCTGTCCTACCTGCCAGGCAGTCGGCAGGAAGACCATAGAGGGTTTAAAGAAACACATGGAGAACTGTAAACAG gAAATGTTTACTTGTCATCATTGTGGGAAACAACTGCGGTCACTGGCAGGGATGAAGTATCATGTCATGGCAAATCATAATAGTTTG cCCATTTTGAAGGCCAGTGATGAAATAGATGAGCCGAGTGAAAGGGAACGGCTCCGAACAGTTCTTAAGAGACTGGGAAAGCTCAGATGCATGCGTGAG AGTTGTTCCAGTAGCTTTACCAGCATCATGGGATATCTGTACCATGTTAGAAAATGTGGCAAAGAGGCTGCAGAGCTGGAGAAGATGACCCTGAAATGTCACCACTGTGGAAAACCGTATAGATCAAAGGCTGGGCTTGCGTATCACCTGAGGTCAGAGCATGCGCCT ATCTCCTTCTTTCCAGAATCAGGACAGGCAGAGTGCTTAAAGGAGATGAGCCTGGAGCCAAAGAGTGGGGGCCGAGTCCAGAGGCGTTCTGCCAAAATAGCTGTGTACCACCTGCAGGAGTTGGCCTCTGCTGAGCTGGCCAAGGAATGGCCTAAGAGGAAGGTGCTTCAGGATCTGGTACCTGATGATAGGAAG TTAAAATACACCCGCCCTGGGCTACCTACCTTCAGCCAGGAGGTACTGCACAAGTGGAAGTCAGATATCAAGAAGTATCATCGCATTCAGTGTCCTAACCAG ggTTGTGAGGCTGTCTACAGTAGTGTATCTGGCCTTAAAGCTCACCTGGGCTCTTGTACATTG GGAAACTTTGTGGCTGGAAAATACAGGTGTCTTCTATGTCAGAAGGAATTTGTGTCAGAGAGTGGTGTCAAGTATCACATCAACTCTGTCCATGCCGAG GACTGGTTCGTTGTAAACCCAACAACAACCAAGAGCTTTGAGAAACTGATGAAGATAAAGCAGCGGcagcaagaagaagaaaaacgCAGGCAGCAGCACAGTAGCAGAAGGTccctgaggaggcagcagcagcccagCATCGAGCTTCCCGACTCCGAGCTGAGTGCTAGAGTAGGCAAGGGTCAGAGGAGGAGCAATGAGGACCTGGTGGTGTCAACCTCCTGTAAGGAACCAGAGCAGGAGCCAGTACCAGCGCAGTTCCAGAAAGTCAAGGTCCCAAAGACTAACCATAAACGAGGAAGGAAGTAG